A window from Dysidea avara chromosome 2, odDysAvar1.4, whole genome shotgun sequence encodes these proteins:
- the LOC136247690 gene encoding homeobox protein SIX3-like: MMAVSATCPPPLQAGGPQIQHTLQALDQFHLFQKGLVPPDKLPYPSFKPDQVACVCEVLQQQGHIDRLAAFLWTLPACEEFQKHECVLKAKAIIAFHQGNFRELYSIIENNTFSAQHHPKLQELWLQAHYIEAERIRRKPLGAVGKYRIRRKFPLPRTIWDGEETSYCFKEKSRAVLRQWYTQNPYPSPSDKRELAELTGLTTTQVSNWFKNRRQRDRAAESKGDGNEDGSIKSPKTIKDKLSGDSPKPHPSLDSTSSDIGSPCSDITGFSSDHATASSPAMLKTEDCGDKDSPLLGCNNNTVTPDGDSLDTSTNDDAFPPALIQKTSVLVNPTNVIAPSPAANNNKYSPAVTANNMFLPPSGMSNYSAAPRGYYEGDMWGIPPYDLGTYPPSMSYSMGTSATSPASVMNNFNFSQTPSYPHTIGYTGKPSAASPWQPGGNYSPHHMMSPTTPNSNYGNNYSPGGSPYAAPSLPPVMISPLLSRSNTNGLF, translated from the exons ATGATGGCCGTATCTGCTACTTGCCCGCCACCACTGCAGGCGGGAGGACCTCAGATTCAACATACCCTGCAAGCGCTGGATCAGTTTCACTTGTTCCAGAAAGGCCTCGTGCCGCCTGATAAGCTACCATACCCCAGCTTCAAGCCGGATCAAGTAGCATGTGTATGTGAAGTGTTGCAACAACAAGGACATATTGACAGGCTAGCTGCCTTCTTATGGACACTGCCAGCTTGCGAGGAGTTTCAGAAACATGAATGCGTGTTAAAGGCTAAGGCAATTATCGCGTTTCACCAGGGAAACTTCAGAGAACTGTACAGTATTATAGAAAACAATACATTTTCAGCGCAGCACCACCCTAAGCTGCAAGAACTATGGTTACAAGCTCACTACATTGAGGCGGAGAGGATTAGACGGAAACCACTGGGCGCGGTCGGAAAATATCGCATAAGGCGCAAGTTCCCTCTACCTCGTACGATATGGGATGGAGAAGAAACTAGTTACTGTTTCAAGGAGAAGTCAAGAGCAGTACTCCGCCAGTGGTACACCCAGAATCCCTACCCTTCACCTAGTGACAAAAGAGAACTAGCTGAGCTAACTGGACTGACCACCACACAAGTCAGTAACTGGTTCAAGAATAGACGTCAGAGAGACAGAGCAGCTGAATCTAAAGGAGACGGCAATGAAGA TGGTAGCATCAAGTCCCCCAAGACAATAAAGGATAAGTTATCAGGGGACTCCCCTAAGCCCCACCCATCATTAGACTCTACAAGCAGTGACATTGGCAGTCCTTGTTCTGATATCACAGGATTCTCCAGTGACCATGCCACAGCTAGTTCTCCTGCCATGTTGAAGACTGAAGACTGTGGTGACAAAGATTCTCCACTACTGGGGTGTAACAATAACACAGTAACCCCTGATGGTGACAGCCTAGACACAAGTACGAACGATGATGCCTTCCCTCCAGCACTAATCCAGAAGACTTCAGTTCTAGTTAATCCTACGAATGTCATAGCTCCTTCCCCTGCAGCTAATAATAACAAGTACTCTCCAGCTGTAACAGCTAATAACATGTTTCTGCCACCCTCAGGGATGTCCAACTACAGTGCTGCCCCACGTGGATACTATGAAGGGGACATGTGGGGTATTCCCCCTTATGACTTGGGGACATATCCTCCCAGTATGTCATATTCAATGGGAACCAGTGCTACCAGCCCTGCTAGCGTAATGAACAATTTTAATTTCTCACAGACGCCATCTTATCCTCACACGATTGGCTATACTGGAAAGCCTTCTGCTGCATCACCATGGCAACCAGGAGGTAACTATAGTCCACATCACATGATGAGCCCAACCACACCCAACagtaactatggtaacaattATTCTCCAGGGGGTTCTCCCTATGCTGCACCCTCATTACCCCCAGTAATGATCTCACCACTATTATCACGTAGTAATACCAATGGGCTATTCTAA